From a region of the Deltaproteobacteria bacterium genome:
- a CDS encoding J domain-containing protein, whose amino-acid sequence MDPGKNYYEILGVPEGASTEEIRKAFRRLAKKHHPDVNPGNKAAEARFKEANEAHEVLSDRKKREEYDAVRRGAFTGGPFGGGPFGGGSFRGGPFRGGAQPPGGFGGESFDLGGIFGSLFRNGEEGFSHSGRGNDVQVDVSVDFLDMVRGAVREIRYPRARVCSGCAGTGKAGRRGCPVCFGRGVTEAEERVRIKIPAGARDGATIRVPAKGEERAAPGESGDLLVRLRMLSHPHFRREGNDILLDVPIRFSEAVKGAKIEVPTVDGPVTVTVPAGSSSGRKLRLKGKGVPTPGTVERGDQFVILHVAVPKDRSAEFLELVDRMAKHEDPDLRGQWN is encoded by the coding sequence ATGGACCCGGGGAAGAACTACTACGAGATTCTCGGCGTCCCGGAGGGCGCCTCCACGGAGGAGATCCGGAAGGCGTTCCGCCGGCTGGCGAAGAAGCACCACCCGGACGTGAACCCCGGCAACAAGGCGGCCGAGGCCCGGTTCAAGGAGGCCAACGAGGCGCACGAGGTCCTCTCCGACCGGAAGAAGCGGGAGGAGTACGACGCGGTCCGCCGCGGCGCGTTCACCGGCGGCCCGTTCGGCGGCGGCCCGTTCGGCGGCGGGTCGTTCCGGGGCGGACCGTTCCGGGGCGGCGCCCAACCCCCCGGCGGATTCGGGGGCGAGTCGTTCGACCTCGGCGGGATCTTCGGCTCCCTCTTCCGGAACGGGGAAGAGGGGTTCTCCCATTCCGGGCGCGGGAACGACGTCCAGGTCGACGTGTCCGTCGATTTCCTCGACATGGTCCGCGGCGCGGTCCGCGAAATCCGCTACCCGCGGGCGCGCGTCTGCTCCGGCTGCGCCGGGACGGGAAAGGCGGGACGCCGCGGCTGCCCGGTCTGCTTCGGGCGCGGCGTGACCGAGGCCGAGGAGCGGGTCCGGATCAAGATTCCCGCCGGGGCGAGGGACGGCGCGACGATCCGGGTTCCGGCCAAGGGGGAGGAGCGGGCGGCCCCGGGGGAAAGCGGCGACCTCCTGGTCCGGCTGAGGATGCTGTCCCACCCGCACTTCCGCAGGGAGGGGAACGACATCCTCCTCGACGTGCCGATCCGCTTCTCGGAGGCGGTCAAGGGCGCGAAGATCGAGGTCCCGACCGTCGACGGGCCCGTCACGGTGACCGTTCCGGCCGGCAGCTCCAGCGGCCGGAAGCTGCGGCTGAAAGGCAAGGGGGTTCCGACCCCCGGAACGGTAGAGCGGGGCGACCAGTTCGTGATCCTCCACGTCGCCGTTCCGAAGGACCGCTCGGCGGAGTTCCTGGAGCTGGTCGACCGGATGGCGAAGCACGAGGACCCGGATCTCCGGGGCCAATGGAACTGA